In Methanothermococcus thermolithotrophicus DSM 2095, one DNA window encodes the following:
- a CDS encoding archease, protein MFEYFETMADIGIIAKGKSLEEAFKNAAKGLFNLMVDINTIDKKEEREFEVTSEDLLGLLYDFLTELLIIHDSEFLIFSDFEVSIKENSTSNEEPKKYILKCTAYGEELNKEKHEPKEEVKAITYHKMEIKQENEEWIIRYIVDL, encoded by the coding sequence ATGTTTGAATACTTTGAAACTATGGCAGATATAGGGATAATTGCAAAAGGGAAGTCTTTAGAAGAAGCTTTTAAAAATGCTGCCAAGGGACTATTTAATTTAATGGTGGATATAAATACCATAGATAAAAAAGAAGAAAGGGAATTTGAAGTAACTTCAGAGGATTTACTTGGACTTTTATACGATTTCTTAACTGAATTACTGATAATACACGATAGTGAGTTTTTAATTTTCTCTGATTTTGAAGTTTCCATAAAAGAAAATAGTACATCAAACGAAGAACCTAAGAAATATATACTAAAATGTACTGCATACGGGGAAGAGTTAAACAAAGAAAAACACGAACCTAAAGAAGAAGTTAAGGCCATAACATATCATAAAATGGAGATTAAACAGGAGAATGAAGAATGGATTATAAGATATATCGTTGATTTATAA
- a CDS encoding branched-chain amino acid ABC transporter permease — MGVLEGALVWSNLIVLLSLGLTLTYITTAVPNFAQASFAIVGSYVALALLRSLGLHPYLSVPLTFIIGGIVGILTYVVVLKPLVKKKASIEMLMIATLAWDLILFGFVGAFSETLGSITKRTETLFVFTNIDFEIGGLSGRFIVSTLAVILTLVGLYILLYKTKFGIALRASMENPALAETMGINVENTRLFSWFLSGALAGMAGSLLPFLQEIVPQTGSLVIVSVFAASIVGGLQNIVGALVGGYVVGLSESLVTYQLSNIFGPGVLVYNKVVSLLMMIIVILLMLEGITGTKLWRRLERWLNL; from the coding sequence ATGGGAGTTCTTGAAGGTGCCTTGGTGTGGTCAAATCTTATTGTGTTACTTAGTCTTGGGCTGACATTGACATACATAACAACGGCAGTTCCAAATTTTGCACAGGCTTCATTTGCCATTGTAGGTTCTTATGTTGCATTGGCATTGCTGAGATCTTTGGGTTTGCATCCCTACCTTTCTGTCCCGTTAACATTCATAATTGGAGGAATAGTCGGGATATTAACATACGTTGTTGTTTTAAAACCTCTTGTTAAGAAGAAGGCATCAATTGAAATGTTAATGATAGCCACTCTTGCCTGGGATTTAATACTCTTTGGTTTTGTGGGGGCATTTTCAGAAACATTAGGTAGTATAACAAAAAGGACAGAGACTTTATTCGTATTTACAAACATTGATTTTGAAATCGGAGGGCTCTCTGGAAGATTTATAGTATCCACTCTTGCAGTAATTTTGACTCTTGTTGGATTGTATATTCTACTCTATAAAACCAAATTTGGTATTGCATTAAGGGCGTCAATGGAAAATCCTGCCTTAGCAGAGACAATGGGTATAAACGTTGAAAATACGAGATTGTTCTCATGGTTTCTTTCAGGAGCTCTGGCTGGAATGGCTGGTTCTTTATTGCCGTTCCTTCAGGAAATAGTACCTCAAACCGGTAGTTTGGTTATAGTGTCAGTATTTGCTGCAAGTATTGTAGGGGGATTACAAAACATTGTTGGAGCTCTTGTTGGAGGTTATGTTGTAGGACTTTCAGAGTCTTTAGTAACATACCAGCTCTCAAACATATTTGGTCCAGGAGTCTTAGTATATAATAAGGTAGTATCCCTCTTGATGATGATAATTGTTATATTATTAATGCTTGAGGGGATTACGGGAACTAAATTGTGGAGGAGGTTAGAAAGATGGTTGAACTTATAA
- a CDS encoding ABC transporter substrate-binding protein, with protein MWKKVLSIGLLILVVLSAGCVGEGTGETGTSQENVIKIGVVADLSGPLSYTGVSVKNNLEIAKEDINNYFKKEGLPYQVELYVEDTRTDPKIALEKIQTLKSKGVNVIIGPTSSGEVKNIRSFTESNKIIAISPSSTAAPPLIGVTSPNQKKYLFRFVASDDLQGQAIAGEVSSLNLKHVVIIYRGDAWGKGLSNEIKKNLPDAGVTLEESIEYPSNPSPSDWSPYLSKVESEVKTLSDQYGKENVGVIAVGFKELATMFSQIPDDSFLWEVKWVGSDGTVKSDKLEELKDRLSRVGFWSTIFESFGPDAEKVKEKYAQKFGGSPDAYGLISYDALWVASLAQAEVIQENGKYDPDLMVVKMKEVIDKYNKGEYGQKPVTGDITLNKFNDRASGDYAIYKVTKNGWEKVGVWKFDTKTVEWIENP; from the coding sequence ATGTGGAAGAAGGTTCTATCCATAGGACTTTTAATATTGGTCGTTCTAAGTGCCGGGTGTGTCGGTGAAGGAACAGGAGAAACTGGAACCTCACAAGAAAATGTTATTAAGATAGGTGTAGTTGCAGATCTCTCAGGACCTCTCTCATACACTGGAGTAAGTGTTAAAAATAACCTGGAAATTGCAAAAGAAGACATAAATAACTACTTTAAAAAAGAGGGACTACCTTATCAGGTAGAACTTTATGTTGAAGATACTAGAACTGATCCAAAGATAGCACTGGAAAAAATTCAAACTTTGAAAAGTAAGGGCGTAAATGTCATAATCGGACCAACTTCTAGTGGTGAAGTTAAAAACATAAGAAGTTTTACAGAATCTAATAAAATAATAGCTATTTCACCATCATCAACTGCTGCTCCACCTTTGATAGGTGTCACAAGCCCTAATCAAAAAAAGTATTTGTTTAGATTTGTTGCGAGTGATGATCTTCAAGGGCAAGCAATAGCTGGTGAAGTATCAAGTCTCAACTTAAAACATGTTGTTATAATATATAGGGGAGATGCATGGGGTAAAGGTCTTTCAAATGAGATAAAGAAAAATCTTCCAGATGCAGGCGTTACCCTTGAAGAATCAATTGAATATCCAAGTAACCCATCACCATCAGACTGGTCACCATACCTAAGTAAAGTTGAAAGTGAAGTTAAAACATTAAGTGATCAATATGGTAAAGAGAATGTTGGGGTAATTGCAGTAGGATTCAAAGAATTAGCTACAATGTTCTCACAAATACCTGATGACTCATTCCTTTGGGAAGTTAAATGGGTTGGTTCAGATGGAACCGTTAAAAGTGATAAATTAGAAGAATTAAAAGACAGATTATCAAGAGTTGGATTCTGGAGTACCATATTTGAATCATTTGGTCCAGATGCAGAAAAAGTTAAGGAAAAATATGCTCAAAAATTCGGGGGTTCCCCAGATGCGTATGGGTTAATATCCTATGATGCATTGTGGGTTGCCAGTTTAGCCCAAGCCGAAGTTATCCAAGAAAATGGAAAATACGATCCAGATTTAATGGTCGTAAAAATGAAAGAAGTCATTGATAAATACAACAAAGGGGAGTATGGCCAAAAACCAGTAACTGGCGATATAACACTTAATAAATTCAATGACAGGGCAAGCGGTGACTATGCAATATATAAAGTTACTAAAAATGGATGGGAAAAGGTAGGAGTCTGGAAATTTGATACCAAGACTGTTGAATGGATTGAAAATCCATAA
- a CDS encoding methanogenesis marker 12 protein, with amino-acid sequence MITVGIDHGTSGITACIREENNNTIFKMRRTELKNKSFLSELSNHVDLKDIDLIGVCYSMGDGINKILPIEKVENRGVINIEGIGEKIGGGTKVYEEIKASKIPSIVIPGLHKNSECLDERFRALYSHIASPEKISIAYNAHKTFNLKNFILSDISSNTVTLLIKNEKIFGGFDACIGAVGILHGPLDLELIRKIDSGEITANEAFSKAGVVKITNMYSGVEDTKAKIMNNYEKDNKCKLAVDSLVLSVSMEINSLMFLNEGKNIVLAGSIGTWKNPNVSEMIKEHIDGNIFVLEGESAAIGSAMIAEDVLNGKKDILGIGVEL; translated from the coding sequence ATGATAACCGTAGGAATTGATCACGGTACTTCAGGGATAACGGCATGTATAAGAGAAGAAAACAACAACACGATCTTCAAAATGAGGAGAACTGAGCTAAAAAACAAATCCTTTTTGTCGGAGTTAAGTAACCATGTGGATTTAAAGGATATCGATTTAATTGGCGTTTGTTATTCAATGGGTGATGGAATAAATAAAATCTTACCAATAGAAAAAGTAGAAAACAGGGGAGTAATAAATATTGAAGGAATTGGTGAGAAAATAGGGGGTGGAACCAAAGTTTACGAAGAGATAAAAGCTTCAAAAATTCCCTCAATTGTAATTCCTGGATTACATAAGAATAGCGAATGTTTGGATGAAAGATTCAGAGCTCTGTATTCCCATATCGCTTCCCCTGAAAAAATATCCATAGCATACAATGCCCATAAGACATTTAATTTAAAAAATTTTATACTGTCCGATATTTCTTCAAATACTGTTACTCTGCTTATTAAAAACGAAAAAATATTTGGCGGGTTCGATGCCTGCATAGGTGCAGTAGGTATTCTTCATGGACCTTTGGATTTAGAACTAATTAGAAAAATAGATTCTGGAGAAATAACTGCAAATGAAGCCTTTTCAAAAGCTGGGGTAGTTAAAATTACAAACATGTACAGTGGCGTGGAGGATACAAAAGCTAAAATAATGAACAACTACGAAAAAGATAATAAATGTAAGTTGGCCGTAGATTCGCTTGTTTTAAGTGTTTCTATGGAAATAAATTCACTGATGTTTTTAAACGAAGGTAAAAATATTGTTTTAGCTGGGTCCATAGGTACCTGGAAGAATCCAAATGTGTCTGAAATGATAAAAGAGCATATAGACGGGAATATTTTTGTTTTAGAGGGGGAAAGTGCAGCTATTGGAAGTGCGATGATTGCTGAAGATGTATTAAATGGAAAAAAGGATATATTGGGAATAGGCGTAGAACTTTAA
- a CDS encoding ABC transporter ATP-binding protein, producing MIRTEKLSAGYDKLQILFDVDVKAEKGKITTIVGPNGSGKSTFLKTVFGLTTIYSGKIYLEDNEITNVPPHGKTKFGMAYLPQTNNVFTNLTIKENLEIAGYILNKDKTKEGIEFALSVFPELKDLLNRKAGTLSGGQRQFLAMATALVRETKVLMLDEPTAQLSPKLADVIFNKILELRDEHNMAILLVEQNAKKALEISDKGYMFVSGSVAYEGPAKELLEHEKFQSYFLGLVNEEKGD from the coding sequence GTGATTAGGACAGAGAAACTCAGCGCAGGTTATGACAAATTACAGATACTTTTCGACGTCGATGTTAAAGCTGAGAAGGGGAAAATCACCACTATAGTGGGACCAAATGGAAGTGGTAAGTCCACATTTCTTAAAACAGTTTTTGGATTAACGACAATATATTCTGGAAAGATATATTTGGAAGATAATGAGATAACGAACGTCCCTCCACACGGGAAAACAAAATTTGGTATGGCATATCTTCCCCAGACCAACAATGTATTTACAAACTTGACTATTAAGGAGAATCTTGAGATAGCAGGCTATATCCTGAACAAGGATAAGACAAAGGAAGGAATAGAGTTTGCATTAAGCGTATTTCCCGAACTTAAAGATTTACTCAATAGAAAAGCCGGTACTCTTAGTGGGGGGCAGAGACAGTTTTTAGCCATGGCCACAGCTTTGGTAAGAGAAACCAAAGTTCTGATGCTAGATGAACCAACTGCTCAGCTCTCTCCAAAACTCGCTGATGTAATATTTAACAAAATACTCGAGCTCAGGGACGAGCATAATATGGCGATATTATTGGTTGAACAAAATGCAAAAAAAGCCCTTGAAATAAGCGACAAGGGATATATGTTTGTAAGTGGAAGTGTGGCTTACGAAGGTCCTGCAAAGGAGCTACTTGAGCATGAAAAATTCCAGAGTTATTTCTTAGGGCTTGTTAATGAAGAGAAAGGTGATTAA
- the artE gene encoding archaeosortase family protein ArtE produces the protein MNKKELKKGFGIILKFLILSPIIYLILKPLEGILKRYIAFNSYIVIKIFEECSLKDNIIYLPNLSIEVIEGCTGITSISIYLAVVFITGKNVKEYFIGTLFGVIFIYFGNVIRIALIGILSNKYGNPILFHDLVSYIDVPVISVIATLIWFDIQNKMKNK, from the coding sequence ATGAACAAAAAAGAATTAAAAAAAGGATTTGGCATAATTCTAAAGTTTTTAATACTATCTCCCATAATATATCTAATTTTAAAACCTTTGGAAGGGATACTAAAAAGATATATTGCATTTAATAGTTATATTGTTATAAAAATTTTTGAAGAGTGCAGTTTAAAGGATAATATTATATACCTTCCCAACCTTTCTATAGAAGTCATTGAAGGCTGTACTGGGATAACTTCAATATCGATATACCTGGCAGTTGTATTTATTACTGGAAAAAATGTAAAGGAATATTTTATTGGAACTTTGTTTGGTGTAATTTTTATATATTTTGGGAATGTAATTAGGATAGCTTTAATTGGAATATTATCCAACAAGTATGGAAATCCAATATTATTTCATGATTTGGTCAGTTATATTGATGTTCCAGTAATATCAGTTATTGCTACTTTGATTTGGTTTGATATTCAAAATAAAATGAAGAATAAATGA
- a CDS encoding ABC transporter ATP-binding protein has product MTLLETRNLSKYFDGLKALDNTNITVDEGALTLIIGPNGSGKSTFINVVSGFLKADEGNVLFEGRDITNKEPNEIYDYGVIRTFQNPNPLKSMTILENLLIAERHRGEDIVNSLIYKKWLDQEEELVERAFNTLEFLKLDHLWDKPAGSLSGGQMKLLEIGRALMTNPKLIIMDEPIAGVAPGLAHEIFSHLIDLKKRGISLLIVEHRLDIVLQYIDHLYVMFNGRVIAEGKGKEEIENVLTDPEVVEVYLGD; this is encoded by the coding sequence ATGACTTTACTCGAGACAAGGAACCTCTCCAAGTATTTTGACGGTTTAAAAGCTCTTGATAACACAAATATAACGGTGGATGAGGGAGCTCTTACACTTATAATAGGACCAAATGGGAGTGGTAAATCTACGTTTATTAATGTTGTTTCTGGTTTTTTAAAAGCTGATGAAGGTAATGTATTGTTTGAAGGTAGGGATATAACAAATAAAGAACCAAATGAAATATACGACTATGGGGTGATTAGGACCTTTCAAAATCCCAATCCCTTAAAATCCATGACAATTTTGGAGAATCTTCTAATAGCTGAGAGACATCGTGGCGAGGACATCGTGAATAGTTTAATTTACAAAAAATGGTTAGATCAAGAGGAAGAATTGGTTGAACGGGCATTTAACACTTTGGAATTCCTTAAACTTGATCATCTATGGGATAAACCTGCTGGATCACTTAGTGGGGGGCAGATGAAGCTATTAGAGATTGGGAGGGCGTTAATGACAAATCCAAAATTAATAATAATGGATGAACCTATTGCAGGGGTTGCTCCTGGTTTAGCTCATGAGATATTTAGTCATTTAATCGACCTTAAAAAGAGAGGAATTTCGCTTTTAATAGTTGAACACAGGTTGGATATTGTTTTGCAGTATATAGATCATCTTTATGTTATGTTCAATGGGCGTGTAATAGCCGAAGGTAAGGGCAAAGAAGAAATTGAAAATGTATTAACAGATCCTGAGGTTGTGGAGGTGTATCTCGGTGATTAG
- the thiL gene encoding thiamine-phosphate kinase has protein sequence MNELDIIKTISKNIIYKGNAIKTIGDDCAVFKLGDQYLTITTDMMFKSTHFPDILTPFQIGMRVITANVSDIAAMCAKPLGIVISMGFNNPKSSFVEELTKGMDFIAKEYECPIVGGDTNKSKELTLCGTAFGITDNPIYRGGKVGDSICLTNDVGRVYCALKILEMKDKEIISKSRFENLLEEYPEIMKKLCEPRARVKEGIIINKLINSCCDISDGLSKDLSYIGCFELSSKELMDAVPNDVVEFCERFNLDPIETALNSGEEFELLFTTEEYSKVKGIKNLNVVKIGKVIEDGHYIDDREFEFKGYLHSW, from the coding sequence ATGAACGAACTGGATATAATAAAAACCATCTCCAAAAACATAATATACAAAGGAAATGCTATAAAAACTATTGGAGACGACTGCGCAGTTTTTAAACTGGGGGATCAATATTTAACTATAACTACAGATATGATGTTTAAATCCACCCATTTTCCAGACATATTAACGCCATTTCAAATCGGTATGAGGGTAATTACTGCAAATGTTTCAGATATTGCGGCCATGTGTGCAAAACCTTTGGGAATTGTAATTTCAATGGGCTTTAATAATCCAAAAAGTAGTTTTGTAGAGGAATTAACTAAAGGAATGGATTTTATTGCAAAAGAATATGAATGTCCCATTGTTGGCGGAGATACAAACAAATCAAAGGAATTAACACTCTGTGGAACTGCATTTGGAATAACCGACAATCCTATTTATAGAGGGGGAAAAGTTGGGGACAGTATCTGCTTAACAAATGACGTTGGAAGGGTTTATTGTGCCTTAAAGATTCTTGAAATGAAGGATAAAGAAATAATAAGTAAAAGTCGTTTTGAAAATCTTTTGGAGGAATACCCTGAAATCATGAAAAAATTGTGTGAGCCAAGGGCAAGGGTTAAAGAAGGAATTATTATAAACAAACTTATTAATTCCTGCTGCGATATTTCAGATGGACTTTCAAAAGATCTTTCATATATTGGCTGTTTTGAATTGAGCTCAAAGGAGCTCATGGATGCTGTTCCAAATGATGTTGTTGAATTCTGTGAGAGATTTAATTTGGATCCAATAGAAACTGCATTGAACAGTGGAGAAGAATTTGAATTACTCTTTACCACTGAAGAATATTCTAAAGTTAAAGGAATTAAAAATCTAAACGTGGTAAAAATTGGTAAAGTAATTGAAGATGGACATTATATCGATGATAGGGAATTTGAATTTAAAGGATACTTACATTCTTGGTAA
- a CDS encoding malate dehydrogenase, giving the protein MKVSIIGASGKIGSVLSYLLAKEPYINHINMISRSKSLSKLEGIKMDIYDALAASGTDADIEVHDDSDMSVVEGSEITILTSGIPRNGNMSRLDLAKKNAEIVKNYSRSISKVCDTKLFVITNPVDVMTYKALIESGYEKNQVFGLGTHLDSMRFKVAIAKFFGVHIGDVRTRIIGEHGDTMVPLLSATAIGGIPICRLPNFENFPYEKVIDAVKNCGKKIIDLKNGSEYGPASAIVNIVKCIANDEKRLLTLSAYVDGEIDGINGICIGVPVKVGRKGIEEVVPIKISNKELEMFMHSVNTIKEYCKKVEKI; this is encoded by the coding sequence ATGAAGGTATCGATAATAGGGGCGTCTGGAAAGATCGGGTCTGTTTTATCATACTTACTCGCAAAAGAACCCTATATAAACCATATTAACATGATATCAAGAAGTAAATCGTTGAGCAAACTTGAAGGAATTAAAATGGATATTTACGATGCCCTTGCGGCGTCTGGTACAGACGCCGATATTGAGGTTCACGACGATAGCGACATGTCAGTTGTGGAAGGAAGCGAGATTACTATTTTAACCTCAGGTATTCCAAGAAACGGAAACATGTCGAGATTAGATTTAGCTAAAAAAAATGCTGAGATAGTTAAAAACTATTCTAGAAGCATTTCAAAAGTCTGCGATACAAAACTATTTGTTATTACAAACCCTGTAGATGTAATGACTTACAAAGCTTTAATTGAAAGTGGTTATGAAAAAAATCAGGTTTTTGGCTTAGGAACTCACTTAGACTCTATGAGATTCAAGGTAGCAATTGCCAAGTTTTTTGGAGTCCATATTGGTGATGTAAGAACTAGGATTATAGGCGAACATGGAGACACTATGGTCCCACTATTGAGTGCCACCGCAATTGGGGGAATTCCAATATGTAGGCTCCCAAACTTTGAAAACTTCCCATACGAAAAAGTCATAGATGCCGTTAAAAACTGCGGTAAAAAAATCATTGATTTGAAAAACGGTTCTGAATACGGCCCAGCTTCTGCCATTGTTAACATAGTTAAATGTATAGCAAATGATGAGAAGAGACTTTTAACATTATCCGCCTATGTTGATGGTGAGATAGACGGCATAAATGGAATATGTATTGGAGTACCTGTAAAGGTAGGTAGAAAAGGTATTGAGGAAGTAGTTCCAATAAAAATAAGTAATAAGGAACTTGAAATGTTCATGCACTCAGTTAACACGATAAAGGAGTACTGCAAAAAGGTGGAAAAAATATAG
- a CDS encoding DUF354 domain-containing protein codes for MDVWIDLTNSPHVHYFSQLIERFEKEGIEYLITARKFQNLEELIKLYGYEYTSIGIHGGSLKEKLINSAKRVINLTKILEREKPKVAIAKHSVELPRVAFGLGIPSIFIVDNEHADAQNRLTLPLSTEIISPLGTKKNLLRKQGGRKFLTFDGTCEVANVNSRLGSVFPIDNEIIDKLGLDKNLPTIVMRARPNSSYCNGKKDILPKIIEILNKKIDCNIVAFPRSEKEKEKYVSLNVTVPNTIDAISLLYHADAMIGAGGTMNREAAVLGVPTISCYPENLLGVDRYLIKKGRMIHTRSATKIVNYVLENIGKRNNGIVLEDPTELMFQKVCEYLKQ; via the coding sequence ATGGATGTTTGGATAGATCTCACAAATTCCCCCCATGTTCATTATTTTTCACAGCTTATAGAGAGATTTGAAAAGGAAGGGATTGAATATTTAATAACAGCTAGAAAATTTCAAAATTTAGAGGAATTAATAAAGCTTTATGGTTATGAATATACTTCAATCGGGATTCATGGGGGAAGCTTAAAGGAAAAACTTATAAATTCTGCAAAACGGGTGATAAATCTCACAAAGATTTTAGAAAGGGAAAAACCAAAGGTGGCTATTGCAAAACATTCTGTAGAGCTCCCGAGAGTTGCATTTGGATTGGGAATTCCAAGTATTTTTATTGTAGATAATGAACATGCAGATGCCCAAAATAGGTTGACACTGCCCCTCTCAACTGAAATTATATCGCCATTGGGAACGAAAAAAAACCTCCTAAGAAAGCAAGGAGGGAGAAAATTTCTTACATTTGACGGCACCTGTGAAGTGGCAAATGTAAATTCAAGATTGGGTTCAGTATTTCCAATAGATAATGAAATAATAGATAAGCTGGGATTGGACAAAAACTTACCAACTATAGTTATGAGGGCCAGACCAAATTCCTCATATTGCAATGGAAAAAAGGACATACTGCCCAAAATTATCGAAATATTGAATAAAAAAATAGACTGTAATATTGTAGCTTTTCCAAGAAGTGAAAAAGAAAAAGAAAAGTATGTTTCTTTAAATGTCACTGTTCCAAACACGATTGATGCAATTTCACTATTATACCATGCCGACGCTATGATAGGTGCTGGAGGTACTATGAATAGAGAAGCTGCTGTTTTAGGGGTTCCAACAATTTCATGTTATCCTGAAAACTTACTTGGTGTGGATAGATATCTAATAAAAAAAGGCAGGATGATTCATACAAGATCAGCTACTAAAATAGTTAATTATGTTCTTGAAAACATTGGAAAGAGAAATAACGGCATAGTATTGGAAGATCCTACAGAACTAATGTTCCAGAAGGTCTGCGAATATTTAAAACAGTAA
- a CDS encoding NOL1/NOP2/sun family putative RNA methylase gives MTDLQFIRVNTLKIPPEDLKKRLENKGVQLEETFLDYAFNVLKSPFSVGATPEYLFGYYFLQSISSMIPPVVLNPSKNDLVLDMCAAPGGKTTHLSQIMGDKGVVVAVEINKHRIKSLRSNINRLGITNTILLNMNALGLNDYGLEFDKILLDAPCTGNIIKDKHRVATRSDIRFCSNRQKELITAAVDLLKENGILVYSTCSSEVEENEKVIEYLLKTRDDIELVEIKSDMFKGINVVEGQIEGTLRVVPPNEPFFIAKLRKIENTDDNNVKV, from the coding sequence TTGACAGATTTACAATTTATAAGAGTAAACACCCTGAAAATACCTCCTGAAGATTTGAAAAAAAGGCTTGAGAATAAAGGAGTACAGTTAGAGGAGACTTTTTTAGATTACGCATTTAACGTTTTAAAATCTCCATTCTCAGTAGGGGCTACCCCAGAGTATCTCTTTGGATATTACTTTCTTCAGAGTATATCTTCCATGATACCTCCTGTAGTTCTAAATCCTTCAAAAAACGACCTAGTTTTAGACATGTGTGCGGCACCAGGTGGTAAAACTACCCACCTATCTCAAATAATGGGGGACAAAGGAGTAGTTGTTGCAGTTGAGATAAACAAACACCGAATAAAGAGTTTAAGGTCAAATATAAATAGATTAGGTATTACAAACACCATACTCTTAAATATGAACGCTTTAGGACTCAATGACTATGGTTTAGAATTTGATAAAATACTTTTAGATGCACCCTGTACTGGAAACATTATAAAAGACAAACATAGGGTTGCCACTAGAAGCGATATTAGATTTTGCTCAAACCGGCAGAAGGAGCTCATAACAGCAGCAGTAGATTTACTAAAGGAAAACGGTATATTGGTATATAGTACCTGCTCTTCAGAAGTTGAGGAAAACGAAAAAGTAATTGAGTATTTACTAAAAACCAGAGATGATATTGAATTGGTTGAAATTAAAAGCGATATGTTTAAAGGCATAAATGTAGTTGAAGGTCAGATAGAAGGTACCTTAAGAGTAGTTCCCCCAAATGAACCATTTTTCATTGCAAAATTGAGAAAAATAGAAAATACGGATGATAATAACGTGAAAGTATGA
- a CDS encoding branched-chain amino acid ABC transporter permease encodes MVELIILMLFLFGVYLIVSLSLNLEFGYAGIPNFGRALAVLVGAITVGGILNRLLIWYYGIPGDLVSASGEACYKITEVIANDPIVGLGILVLSIVIAMVLSSIVGAIFILPSSKLKGDYLGVTLLAISEVAFFFTYYNTSIMGGYYGVSAPDILAFAAGGDRTLYFTILTLVIAFLVYLLSERLLNTPYGRLLRAHRENEDIVKAFGRDIMKIRIKSVAVGSAIAAIAGVLYAFYSSNVIGNAFTRVEWTFFPFLIVLLGGRGNNKGIILGTIIFVMVRVLLETYKFELRHILNLPFEAVWLEYVFFGVLALLVLFYKSEGLLKEKPIMTEPIKNLRK; translated from the coding sequence ATGGTTGAACTTATAATTTTAATGCTATTCCTCTTTGGGGTATATCTCATAGTTTCACTTAGTCTTAACTTGGAGTTTGGATATGCAGGAATACCGAACTTTGGAAGGGCGTTAGCTGTTTTAGTAGGGGCTATAACTGTCGGAGGAATACTGAACAGACTTTTAATATGGTATTATGGCATTCCTGGAGACCTTGTATCTGCAAGTGGTGAAGCATGCTATAAAATAACTGAAGTGATTGCAAACGATCCTATTGTAGGTCTTGGAATACTGGTGCTTTCCATAGTCATAGCCATGGTCCTGAGCTCGATAGTGGGGGCCATATTCATACTTCCAAGTTCAAAACTCAAAGGCGATTACCTTGGTGTTACACTCTTAGCAATTAGCGAAGTTGCCTTCTTCTTTACCTACTACAACACCAGCATTATGGGAGGCTACTATGGAGTTTCTGCTCCAGACATACTTGCATTTGCAGCAGGTGGAGATAGAACACTTTACTTTACCATTTTAACATTAGTTATCGCATTTTTGGTATATTTGCTTAGTGAAAGGCTGTTAAATACACCATACGGAAGGCTTCTAAGGGCCCATAGAGAAAATGAAGATATTGTGAAAGCTTTTGGTAGAGACATAATGAAAATTAGAATTAAATCTGTTGCAGTAGGTTCTGCTATTGCAGCTATTGCAGGTGTTTTGTATGCATTCTACTCCTCAAACGTTATTGGCAATGCATTTACAAGAGTAGAATGGACATTTTTCCCTTTCCTAATTGTGCTCCTTGGAGGCAGAGGTAACAACAAAGGGATAATATTGGGAACCATCATATTCGTAATGGTCAGGGTATTGCTTGAAACTTATAAATTTGAACTTAGGCATATTCTAAACCTACCATTCGAGGCCGTATGGCTGGAGTATGTGTTCTTTGGAGTATTGGCTTTGCTTGTGCTGTTCTATAAGTCCGAGGGACTTCTTAAAGAGAAGCCGATAATGACTGAACCGATAAAAAATCTAAGAAAGTAA